Proteins from one Sandaracinaceae bacterium genomic window:
- a CDS encoding SDR family NAD(P)-dependent oxidoreductase, which translates to MTKTNDCPIAIVGISSLMPGSIHADGFWRDILGGKDLITDVPASHWLIEDYYDPDPSVPDKTYAKRGAFLPDVDFDPMAWGVPPNIVPATDTNQLLALIVAKQVLEDAARGQFQDMDREKMSIMLGVTSAQELLGSMVSRLQRPIWVKALRDAGLPESEVQNVCARISAEYTPWQESTFPGVLGNVVAGRIANRLDLHGTNCVTDAACASTFSALSMAVNELRLGDSDLAIAGGADTMNDIFMYMCFSKTPALSPSGDCRPFSDQADGTMLGEGIAMVALKRLSDAERDGDRVYAVITGIGTSSDGRSKSVYAPVPEGQARALRRAYDLAGYGPDTVELVEAHGTGTKAGDAAEFGGLDTVWNEAGREDRQWCALGSVKSQIGHTKAAAGAAGLIKAVMALHHKVLPPTTKVDAPNPKLKLEQSAFYLPTKARPWVRGSDHPRRASVSSFGFGGSNFHIALEEYTGASARQDRTRAYVSELVVVTGGSAADVAAKCRALAGEVEACTDAGMLMFLAQASQLAFDAAASQHGARVAVVAKSEAELVQKLRQAAELADKGVASDRPGGVSFGLGVHDGGVALLFPGQGSQYIEMGREVAVSFEEVRSAWDTAASLALASDKLHDVVFPRSQFTTDEQKRAADKLTATEWAQPAIGTHSLGLLRLLRALGVTPAAVGGHSFGEVMALAAAGAISESDAIRIARRRGELMRDAAQTPGSMLAVTATVEVLRPKLEAYGEDVVIANHNAPEQVVLSGPTAAIDAVEAKLKADGLRATRLSVATAFHSKVVSASTVPFKEFLADIAFTAPSVPVYANSEAAPYPADPAAARAILGQQIAEPVRFVEQVRAMHAAGCRTFVEVGPGSVLTGLVGRILGDVPHSAIALDRKGKDGEEALVQSLAKLVAAGVPMTLAPLSAGLRVAEDPRLRVKPKMALKLNGSNYDKPYPPKGGAAALPKPNPERVVAPVVAAAPAKVAAPSAPAVARASAPVVTHTEPTVARVAPAPVAQPVPVAQPVHSAPVAAPVMAHSPVGASSDWLAAYAAIQQQTAEAHSAFQSAMAQSHSAFLQSAQTSVFGMTTLAGVGVVAPTAVATPAFAPLATPVFAAPVPAVHVVPAAAGPVAPAPTVAAPAPAPAVAAPAPVRAAAPAPVQAAPVVAAKSVAAPAAAAPTPGRDLRKLMLQVVSDKTGYPEEMLGLEMDLEADLGVDSIKRVEILSTMREREPGLPDVDAGEMAKLRTLGEIVAYMGASGPVGASVAPAAAAPVAATKSAAPGRDLHKLMLQVVSEKTGYPEEMLGLEMDLEADLGVDSIKRVEILSTMREREPGLPDVDAGEMAKLRTLGEIVAYMGASGPVATSAAAAPVAVAVAAPKAAGRDLHQLMLQVVSEKTGYPTEMLGLEMDLEADLGVDSIKRVEILSTMREREPGLPDVDAGEMAKLRTLGEIVTYMGGSASAAPAAVAAPVSAAAPKAAGRDLHQLMLQVVSEKTGYPTEMLGLEMDLEADLGVDSIKRVEILSTMREREPGLPDVDAGEMAKLRTLGEIVTYMGGSASATPAAVAAPVAAAAPKAAGRDLHQLMLQVVSEKTGYPTEMLGLEMDLEADLGVDSIKRVEILSTMREREPGLPDVDAGEMAKLRTLGEIVTYMGGSASAASSAPAVSQSVAAPVAVSVPSAALGRFPLRLVSAPALGFSLPGLYRVKRLAITSEGTGVAEALAAQLASQGVRAEVVHAVSELAADVDGVIFLGGLSAMADVDAALAVQREAFLAAKRLAAGASQRPSVFVTVQDTGGDFGLGGSPRAWLGGLPGLVKTAALEWSDVGARAIDLDLGELPAADVGALIAQELLAGGLEIEVALTPTASDKRHTLESYREDLDPNADATPRLGPTDVVLASGGARGVTARTLVALAQKTCARFVLLGRSPLTEEPASVRGLTADADLKRALLGDAKARGEAITPAGLGQQVAAIRGAREVHQTLADIEAAGGLVRYVPVDVLDEAGIASALESVRAEWGPITAVVHGAGLLADKRIDDKTVEQFERVFRTKVDGLRVLLSATRRDPLKALVMFSSVAGRCGNQGQCDYAMANETLNKVAALEKLRRGGDLSVKSLNWGPWEGGMVTPELKAHFDAMGVPLIPLEVGARMLVDELRVSTSTAPVEIVLGGQPRPESLLDVGGAERDKVFNLRVHRVTHPYLDHHRVKGVAVVPVVLVLEWFARAARAACPELLFVGCRDVKVLKGITLPEFDGAGDRFEVHARKMSNGVGALYALELRSVSGTRHYMATAVLEPQRPTPRPLKAPPQGLGPIRPSVYAEDGSGVLFHGEDFRVVRDVQLGTDGLSALLVGTHEKAWLPDTWQTDPALLDGGLQLALLWTEHALGRASLPTGLGALHVYKPGAPAGELRATLHAREATSAKAVTDVSFVDAGGELVASLEGVETHVLP; encoded by the coding sequence ATGACCAAGACCAACGACTGCCCCATCGCGATCGTCGGCATCAGCTCCCTGATGCCGGGCTCCATCCACGCCGACGGCTTCTGGCGTGACATCCTCGGGGGCAAGGACCTGATCACGGACGTGCCCGCGTCGCACTGGCTCATCGAGGACTACTACGATCCCGATCCCAGCGTGCCGGACAAGACCTACGCGAAGCGTGGCGCCTTCCTGCCGGACGTGGACTTCGACCCCATGGCGTGGGGCGTGCCGCCGAACATCGTGCCGGCCACCGACACCAACCAGCTGCTGGCGCTCATCGTGGCGAAGCAGGTGCTGGAAGACGCCGCGCGCGGGCAGTTCCAGGACATGGACCGCGAGAAGATGAGCATCATGCTCGGCGTCACCTCGGCGCAAGAGCTGCTGGGCTCCATGGTCAGCCGCCTGCAGCGCCCCATCTGGGTGAAGGCGCTGCGTGACGCGGGCCTGCCCGAGAGCGAAGTGCAGAACGTCTGCGCGCGCATCTCGGCGGAGTACACGCCGTGGCAAGAGAGCACCTTCCCGGGCGTGCTGGGCAACGTGGTGGCGGGCCGCATCGCCAACCGCTTGGACCTGCACGGCACCAACTGCGTCACGGACGCGGCCTGCGCCAGCACGTTCTCGGCCTTGTCCATGGCGGTGAACGAGCTTCGTCTCGGTGACAGCGACCTCGCCATCGCGGGCGGCGCCGACACCATGAACGACATCTTCATGTACATGTGCTTCAGCAAGACGCCCGCGCTGAGCCCGTCGGGAGACTGCCGTCCGTTCTCGGACCAGGCCGACGGCACCATGCTGGGCGAGGGCATCGCCATGGTGGCGCTCAAGCGCCTGAGCGACGCGGAGCGCGATGGCGACCGCGTGTACGCCGTGATCACCGGCATCGGCACGTCCAGCGACGGCCGCAGCAAGAGCGTCTACGCGCCGGTCCCCGAGGGCCAGGCTCGCGCGCTGCGCCGCGCGTATGACCTCGCGGGCTATGGCCCCGACACCGTGGAGCTGGTGGAGGCTCACGGCACGGGCACCAAGGCGGGCGACGCGGCCGAGTTCGGCGGCCTCGACACCGTGTGGAACGAGGCGGGTCGCGAAGACCGCCAGTGGTGCGCGCTCGGCTCCGTGAAGTCGCAGATCGGCCACACCAAGGCGGCGGCCGGCGCGGCGGGTCTCATCAAGGCGGTCATGGCGCTGCACCACAAGGTGCTGCCGCCCACCACCAAGGTGGATGCGCCCAACCCCAAGCTGAAGCTCGAGCAGAGCGCGTTCTACCTGCCCACCAAGGCGCGCCCGTGGGTGCGCGGCAGCGATCACCCGCGCCGCGCGTCGGTCAGCTCGTTCGGCTTCGGCGGCAGCAACTTCCACATCGCCCTCGAGGAGTACACGGGCGCGAGCGCGCGGCAGGACCGCACGCGGGCCTATGTCAGCGAGCTGGTGGTGGTGACCGGTGGCAGCGCGGCCGACGTGGCGGCCAAGTGCCGTGCGCTCGCGGGTGAGGTGGAGGCCTGCACCGACGCGGGCATGCTCATGTTCCTGGCGCAGGCGTCTCAGCTGGCGTTCGACGCCGCCGCTTCGCAGCACGGCGCGCGCGTGGCCGTGGTGGCCAAGAGCGAGGCCGAGCTGGTGCAGAAGCTGCGGCAGGCGGCCGAGCTGGCCGACAAGGGCGTGGCGAGTGACCGCCCGGGGGGAGTGTCCTTCGGCCTGGGTGTCCACGACGGCGGTGTTGCGCTGCTCTTCCCGGGGCAGGGCAGCCAGTACATCGAGATGGGTCGCGAGGTCGCGGTCTCGTTCGAAGAGGTGCGCTCCGCGTGGGACACGGCGGCCAGCCTCGCGCTCGCCAGCGACAAGCTGCACGACGTGGTCTTCCCGCGCTCGCAGTTCACCACCGACGAGCAGAAGCGCGCGGCGGACAAGCTGACCGCCACCGAGTGGGCGCAGCCCGCCATCGGCACGCACAGCCTCGGGCTCTTGCGCTTGCTGCGCGCGCTCGGTGTCACGCCGGCCGCCGTGGGCGGCCACAGCTTCGGTGAGGTCATGGCGCTCGCCGCCGCAGGGGCCATCAGCGAGAGCGACGCCATCCGCATTGCACGTCGCCGTGGCGAGCTGATGCGCGACGCGGCGCAGACGCCCGGCTCCATGCTGGCCGTCACGGCCACGGTGGAGGTGCTGCGCCCCAAGCTCGAAGCCTACGGCGAGGACGTGGTCATCGCGAACCACAACGCGCCGGAGCAGGTGGTGCTCTCGGGCCCCACGGCCGCCATCGACGCGGTGGAAGCCAAGCTCAAGGCCGACGGCCTGCGCGCCACGCGCCTCTCGGTGGCCACGGCGTTCCACAGCAAGGTGGTCTCCGCGTCCACGGTGCCGTTCAAGGAGTTCCTGGCGGACATCGCGTTCACGGCGCCGAGCGTGCCCGTGTACGCCAACTCGGAGGCCGCGCCCTATCCGGCGGACCCGGCCGCCGCGCGCGCCATCCTGGGCCAGCAGATCGCGGAGCCCGTGCGCTTCGTGGAGCAGGTGCGCGCCATGCACGCCGCTGGCTGCCGCACCTTCGTGGAGGTGGGGCCGGGCTCGGTGCTCACGGGTTTGGTGGGCCGCATCCTGGGTGACGTGCCGCACAGCGCCATCGCCCTCGACCGCAAGGGCAAGGACGGCGAAGAGGCGCTCGTGCAGTCGCTCGCCAAGCTGGTGGCGGCGGGCGTGCCCATGACGCTCGCGCCGCTGTCCGCGGGGCTGCGTGTGGCCGAGGATCCGCGCTTGCGCGTGAAGCCCAAGATGGCCCTCAAGCTGAACGGCTCCAACTACGACAAGCCATACCCGCCGAAGGGCGGCGCGGCGGCGCTGCCGAAGCCCAACCCCGAGCGCGTGGTGGCGCCGGTGGTGGCTGCGGCTCCTGCGAAGGTGGCCGCTCCGAGCGCGCCTGCCGTGGCTCGTGCCTCGGCGCCGGTGGTGACTCACACCGAGCCCACCGTGGCTCGCGTGGCGCCCGCGCCCGTGGCGCAGCCCGTGCCCGTGGCGCAGCCGGTGCATTCCGCGCCCGTCGCCGCTCCCGTGATGGCGCACAGCCCCGTGGGGGCCAGCTCCGACTGGCTCGCTGCCTATGCAGCCATCCAGCAGCAGACCGCCGAGGCGCACTCGGCGTTCCAGTCGGCCATGGCGCAGTCGCACTCGGCGTTCCTGCAGTCCGCGCAGACCTCGGTGTTCGGCATGACCACGCTCGCGGGCGTGGGTGTGGTGGCTCCCACGGCGGTCGCAACGCCGGCGTTCGCGCCGCTCGCAACGCCGGTCTTCGCGGCTCCCGTTCCTGCCGTGCATGTGGTACCCGCGGCGGCTGGCCCCGTCGCTCCGGCCCCCACCGTGGCGGCGCCAGCGCCGGCTCCCGCTGTGGCGGCCCCAGCGCCCGTGCGCGCTGCAGCGCCTGCGCCCGTGCAAGCGGCGCCCGTCGTGGCCGCGAAGAGCGTCGCCGCGCCCGCTGCGGCCGCGCCCACGCCCGGTCGTGACCTGCGCAAGCTCATGCTGCAGGTGGTGTCGGACAAGACCGGCTACCCCGAGGAGATGCTGGGGCTCGAGATGGACCTCGAGGCCGACCTGGGCGTGGACTCCATCAAGCGCGTCGAGATCCTGAGCACCATGCGCGAGCGCGAGCCCGGTCTGCCGGACGTGGACGCGGGCGAGATGGCCAAGTTGCGCACCCTGGGCGAGATCGTGGCCTACATGGGCGCGAGCGGGCCGGTCGGCGCGAGCGTGGCTCCTGCGGCCGCAGCTCCCGTGGCGGCGACCAAGTCGGCTGCGCCGGGGCGTGATCTCCACAAGCTCATGCTGCAGGTGGTGTCCGAGAAGACGGGCTACCCCGAGGAGATGCTGGGCCTCGAGATGGACCTCGAGGCCGACCTGGGCGTGGACTCCATCAAGCGGGTGGAGATCCTGAGCACCATGCGCGAGCGCGAGCCGGGGCTTCCGGACGTGGACGCGGGCGAGATGGCCAAGCTGCGCACGCTGGGCGAGATCGTGGCCTACATGGGCGCGAGCGGTCCGGTCGCCACGAGCGCTGCGGCGGCTCCTGTGGCTGTTGCTGTGGCGGCCCCGAAGGCAGCCGGTCGCGACCTGCATCAGCTGATGCTGCAGGTGGTGTCGGAGAAGACGGGCTACCCCACGGAGATGCTGGGGCTCGAGATGGACCTCGAGGCCGACCTGGGCGTGGACTCCATCAAGCGGGTGGAGATCCTGAGCACCATGCGCGAGCGCGAGCCGGGGCTTCCGGACGTGGACGCGGGCGAGATGGCCAAGCTGCGCACGCTCGGTGAGATCGTGACGTACATGGGCGGCAGCGCGAGCGCGGCCCCTGCGGCCGTGGCGGCTCCGGTGTCAGCGGCGGCTCCGAAGGCGGCCGGGCGCGACCTGCACCAGCTGATGCTGCAGGTGGTGTCGGAGAAGACGGGCTACCCCACGGAGATGCTGGGCCTCGAGATGGACCTCGAGGCCGACCTGGGCGTGGACTCCATCAAGCGTGTCGAGATCCTGAGCACCATGCGCGAGCGCGAGCCGGGGCTTCCGGACGTGGACGCGGGCGAGATGGCCAAGCTGCGCACGCTCGGTGAGATCGTGACGTACATGGGCGGCAGCGCGAGCGCGACCCCTGCGGCCGTGGCGGCCCCGGTGGCAGCGGCGGCTCCGAAGGCGGCCGGGCGCGACCTTCACCAGCTGATGCTGCAGGTGGTGTCGGAGAAGACGGGCTACCCCACGGAGATGCTGGGCCTCGAGATGGACCTCGAAGCGGACCTGGGCGTGGACTCCATCAAGCGGGTGGAGATCCTGAGCACCATGCGCGAGCGCGAGCCGGGTCTTCCGGACGTGGACGCGGGCGAGATGGCCAAGCTGCGCACGCTCGGTGAGATCGTGACGTACATGGGCGGCAGCGCGAGCGCTGCGTCCAGTGCCCCAGCGGTCAGCCAGTCGGTCGCGGCGCCCGTCGCCGTCAGCGTCCCCTCGGCGGCCCTCGGTCGCTTTCCCCTGCGCCTAGTCAGCGCCCCCGCGCTCGGCTTCTCGCTGCCCGGCCTCTACCGCGTGAAGCGGCTGGCCATCACCTCGGAGGGCACCGGCGTCGCCGAGGCCCTCGCGGCGCAGCTCGCTTCCCAGGGCGTGCGGGCCGAGGTCGTCCATGCAGTCTCCGAGCTCGCCGCCGATGTCGACGGCGTCATCTTCCTCGGCGGCCTCTCTGCCATGGCCGACGTGGACGCCGCGCTCGCCGTGCAGCGCGAGGCGTTCTTGGCTGCCAAGCGCCTGGCCGCGGGTGCCAGCCAGCGTCCCTCGGTGTTCGTCACCGTGCAGGACACCGGGGGTGACTTCGGCCTCGGCGGCTCGCCGCGCGCGTGGCTCGGTGGTCTGCCGGGCCTCGTGAAGACCGCCGCGCTCGAGTGGTCGGACGTGGGCGCGCGCGCCATCGACTTGGACCTCGGTGAGCTCCCGGCGGCCGACGTCGGCGCGCTCATCGCCCAAGAGCTCCTGGCCGGCGGCCTAGAGATCGAGGTGGCTCTCACCCCCACGGCCAGCGACAAGCGCCACACGCTCGAGAGCTACCGTGAGGACCTCGACCCGAACGCCGATGCCACGCCGCGCCTCGGGCCCACCGACGTGGTGCTGGCCTCCGGCGGCGCCCGCGGCGTCACGGCGCGCACGCTGGTCGCGCTGGCCCAGAAGACCTGCGCGCGCTTCGTGCTGCTGGGTCGCAGCCCGCTCACCGAAGAGCCCGCCTCTGTGCGTGGGCTCACTGCCGATGCAGACCTCAAGCGCGCGCTCCTGGGCGACGCCAAGGCGCGCGGCGAGGCCATCACCCCCGCAGGTCTCGGCCAGCAGGTGGCTGCCATCCGCGGCGCCCGTGAGGTGCACCAGACGCTCGCCGACATCGAGGCCGCTGGCGGCCTGGTGCGCTACGTGCCGGTGGACGTGCTCGACGAGGCCGGCATCGCCAGCGCGCTCGAGAGCGTGCGCGCCGAGTGGGGCCCCATCACGGCGGTCGTCCACGGCGCGGGTCTGCTCGCCGACAAGCGCATCGATGACAAGACCGTGGAGCAGTTCGAGCGCGTCTTCCGCACCAAGGTGGACGGCCTGCGCGTGCTGCTCTCGGCCACGCGCCGCGACCCGCTCAAGGCGCTGGTCATGTTCTCGTCGGTGGCCGGTCGCTGCGGCAACCAGGGCCAGTGCGACTACGCCATGGCCAACGAGACGCTCAACAAGGTGGCCGCGCTCGAGAAGCTGCGGCGCGGCGGCGACCTCAGCGTCAAGTCGCTCAACTGGGGCCCGTGGGAGGGCGGCATGGTCACGCCCGAGCTGAAGGCGCACTTCGACGCCATGGGCGTGCCGCTCATCCCGCTCGAGGTCGGCGCGCGCATGCTGGTGGACGAGCTGCGCGTCAGCACCAGCACGGCCCCCGTGGAGATCGTGCTGGGCGGTCAGCCTCGCCCCGAGTCGCTGCTGGACGTGGGCGGCGCCGAGCGTGACAAGGTCTTCAACCTGCGCGTGCATCGCGTCACGCACCCCTACCTCGACCACCACCGCGTGAAGGGTGTGGCCGTGGTGCCCGTGGTGCTCGTGCTCGAGTGGTTCGCGCGTGCGGCGCGTGCGGCGTGCCCGGAGCTGCTCTTCGTGGGCTGCCGCGACGTGAAGGTGCTCAAGGGCATCACCCTGCCGGAGTTCGACGGCGCCGGTGACCGCTTCGAGGTGCACGCCCGCAAGATGAGCAACGGCGTGGGCGCGCTCTACGCGCTCGAGCTGCGCTCGGTCAGCGGCACGCGCCACTACATGGCCACCGCGGTGCTCGAGCCGCAGCGCCCCACGCCCCGTCCGCTCAAGGCGCCTCCGCAGGGCCTCGGCCCCATCCGCCCCAGCGTCTACGCCGAGGACGGCAGCGGCGTGCTCTTCCACGGAGAAGACTTTCGCGTGGTGCGCGACGTGCAGCTGGGCACCGACGGCCTGTCCGCCTTGCTGGTGGGCACACACGAGAAGGCCTGGCTCCCCGACACGTGGCAGACCGACCCGGCGCTGCTCGACGGGGGCCTGCAGCTCGCGCTGCTGTGGACCGAGCACGCGCTCGGCCGCGCCTCGCTGCCCACGGGCCTCGGCGCGCTGCACGTCTACAAGCCCGGCGCCCCCGCCGGTGAGCTGCGCGCCACGCTGCACGCCCGCGAGGCCACCAGCGCGAAGGCGGTGACCGACGTGTCGTTCGTCGATGCGGGTGGCGAGCTCGTGGCGTCGCTCGAGGGCGTCGAGACCCACGTCCTCCCGTGA